A window from Culex pipiens pallens isolate TS chromosome 3, TS_CPP_V2, whole genome shotgun sequence encodes these proteins:
- the LOC120432366 gene encoding zinc transporter ZIP2-like, with protein MDLTDRLGSSGSKLLALVVLGVGSLASGAAPLYLDQRQARARTARNSTLLITVLLCFGAGVLLATALVHMLADVRLYLPRYAEVVFCGGFFLIYVIEELVQLWRTGVNQPKVLTNSVAAADCCNSGDSISLENKLSTSKTSTQSETQPTPLQPQSGTFSLLLALCIHSLLEGLAIGVQSSAPKVLLLLGAISAHKFVVAFCLGVEICSQNHPQTSRTSNLVQIVIFSLGSVLGIAIGMALDRLDDTFNRLVIPGLQGVAGGTLLYVTLSEVLPRERAKAKTTEGRATGLWQLCAVVAGFAVMSALSLLISEG; from the exons ATGGATTTGACCGACCGTCTGGGCAGCTCCGGAAGCAAACTGTTGGCCCTGGTGGTGCTTGGCGTGGGCAGTCTGGCTTCCGGTGCCGCTCCTCTCTACCTGGACCAACGGCAGGCCCGCGCTCGGACGGCCCGGAATTCGACGCTGCTGATCACGGTACTGCTGTGTTTCGGGGCAGGAGTCCTGCTGGCCACGGCCCTGGTGCACATGTTGGCCGACGTCCGGCTCTATTTGCCACGATACGCCGAGGTGGTTTTCTGCGGTGGGTTCTTTCTGATTTACGTTATCGAAGAGCTGGTGCAGCTGTGGCGGACGGGTGTGAATCAACCGAAAGTGTTGACCAACAGTGTAGCAGCAGCGGACTGTTGCAACTCGGGAGATTCAATTTCATT GGAGAACAAACTTTCAACTTCAAAAACATCAACTCAATCTGAGACTCAACCGACTCCACTCCAACCCCAGTCGGGAACCTTCAGCCTGCTGTTGGCACTCTGCATTCACTCGCTGCTCGAAGGTCTGGCCATCGGCGTCCAGAGTTCTGCCCCCAAGGTGCTGCTCCTGCTGGGCGCAATCAGTGCTCACAAGTTTGTCGTAGCCTTTTGCTTGGGAGTGGAAATCTGCTCGCAGAACCACCCACAAACCAGCCGGACTTCGAACCTGGTCCAAATCGTAATTTTTTCACTCGGATCCGTCCTGGGAATCGCCATCGGGATGGCGCTGGACCGGCTCGATGACACCTTCAACCGGTTGGTGATTCCGGGCTTGCAGGGTGTGGCCGGGGGCACCTTGCTGTACGTGACGCTCAGTGAAGTTCTGCCGCGGGAACGGGCCAAAGCGAAGACGACGGAGGGAAGGGCGACCGGGTTGTGGCAACTTTGTGCCGTCGTCGCCGGATTTGCGGTGATGTCCGCGCTGAGTTTGCTGATAAGTGAGGGATGA